The following proteins come from a genomic window of Populus alba chromosome 12, ASM523922v2, whole genome shotgun sequence:
- the LOC118044870 gene encoding uncharacterized protein, with translation MAHRPQGGLLFPAMLALTLAFNVSYTLASSRIGNKIKSVTFLSPEFVLGPGSVENRFYYNIDFPRGHVGLKSLRAEVIDEAGKPIPLHETYLHHWVVAKYYQRQDVVENNGDLKFQQADSIFGKNSGICQGTVLRQYFGLGSETRKTDTRIPDPYAIEIGNPAEIPEGYEEKWMLNVHAIDTRGAVDTLGCTECRCDLYNVTVDEYGQPLSPDYIGGLKCCYDQTRCKVQQGYGGARRSLYLRYTVEWVDWDCDIIPVKIFIFDVTDTGKRLNVSDGLSPENGCQVEYDVEPCGSATAVSDGCIDVQRTSLTMPVSGYVIYGVAHQHTGGIGSTLFGEEGRVICTSEPIYGEGKDAGDEAGYVVGMSTCYPEPGSIQITAGENLVLESYYSSTQKHTGVMGIFYILVAERTPNPTNFLHSPIHIHEKMKVSASALAIVALLGLAVVAVGLRYRLRKGREEGYQPIMA, from the exons ATGGCACATCGTCCTCAAGGAGGCTTGCTTTTTCCAGCAATGCTAGCGCTAACACTTGCATTTAATGTATCTTACACACTAGCTTCTTCAAGAATTGGAAATAAGATCAAATCTGTCACTTTTCTTTCTCCCGAGTTTGTACTCGGACCAGGATCAGTAGAGAATAGGTTTTATTACAATATTGACTTTCCAAGGGGTCATGTTGGTCTTAAGAGTCTCAGGGCTGAAGTAATTGATGAAGCTGGGAAACCAATACCCCTTCATGAAACTTATCTTCATCACTGGGTTGTTGCAAAGTACTATCAGCGTCAGGACGTGGTAGAGAACAATGGTGACCTGAAGTTTCAGCAGGCAGACTCTATATTTGGAAAAAACAGTGGAATATGCCAAGGGACTGTTCTGCGACAGTATTTTGGCCTTGGATCAGAAACACGAAAAACGGATACTCGTATTCCAGATCCTTATGCAATAGAAATTGGCAATCCAGCTGAAATTCCTGAAGGATATGAAGAGAAATGGATGCTTAATGTCCATGCAATTGATACACGGGGTGCCGTGGATACGTTGGGATGCACAGAATGTAGATGCGATCTGTACAACGTCACGGTGGATGAATATGGTCAACCTTTGAGCCCAGACTACATAGGGGGTCTAAAATGTTGCTATGATCAAACACGTTGCAAGGTCCAACAAGGCTATGGAGGTGCCAGGAGGAGTCTATACTTACGGTACACTGTGGAATGGGTCGATTGGGATTGTGACATTATCCCTgttaaaatctttatatttgatGTTACTGATACCGGAAAAAGGCTTAATGTTTCGGATGGATTGAGTCCAGAGAATGGTTGCCAG GTTGAGTACGATGTTGAGCCTTGCGGCAGCGCCACTGCAGTTTCTGATGGATGTATTGATGTCCAAAGGACAAGCCTGACCATGCCGGTCAGTGGTTACGTCATCTACGGTGTTGCCCATCAGCATACTGGGGGAATTGGTTCAACTCTGTTTGGGGAG GAAGGACGTGTTATATGTACTTCAGAACCCATTTATGGAGAAGGAAAGGATGCAGGAGATGAGGCAGGTTACGTAGTAGGGATGTCCACCTGTTATCCTGAACCAGGCTCTATCCAGATAACAGCTGGGGAGAATCTAGTTCTTGAATCTTACTACAGCAGTACTCAAAAGCACACAGGAGTTATGGGGATTTTCTACATTTTGGTTGCTGAGCGAACACCAAATCCCACGAATTTCTTGCATTCTCCGATTCAT ATACATGAGAAGATGAAAGTATCCGCATCTGCTTTAGCAATAGTAGCTCTGTTAGGACTGGCAGTAGTTGCTGTTGGCCTGCGTTATCGACTGAGGAAGGGGAGAGAAGAAGGCTATCAACCAATAATGGCATAG